A single genomic interval of Lewinellaceae bacterium harbors:
- a CDS encoding OmpA family protein produces MRTVWIIILLILYFLLGYYMCSMQQECCPSEISTTQGTEKIINEAPEKPVVTTPAFTAETGPILFRFNSDDPILGAGYERLRDSLLSSMQADQKLRITGQYFADETNNSSYENLGIARAHAIKMKLWPGESDDKFQFASELVSDREGIRDNPFRSARFDYAVFKETVKEIDNKAIVYFPYNSTRRIDDPDIEKYLRDMADRLAKTTEKVVITGHTCDLGPEASNYHLGMWRAEVVRDYLTKLGVDPGRITVASKGENDPMVPNTSAENRKKNRRAEIELIK; encoded by the coding sequence ATGAGAACAGTATGGATAATTATCTTACTGATACTCTATTTCCTGTTGGGATATTACATGTGTTCCATGCAGCAGGAATGTTGTCCCAGTGAGATTTCGACAACTCAGGGCACTGAAAAGATTATCAATGAGGCTCCTGAGAAGCCGGTGGTAACTACTCCAGCATTCACCGCGGAAACAGGCCCGATATTATTCCGTTTCAACAGTGATGATCCCATTCTGGGAGCAGGTTATGAACGGTTGCGGGACTCACTCCTCTCCAGCATGCAGGCAGACCAGAAGTTGCGTATTACCGGACAATATTTTGCGGATGAAACCAACAATTCCAGTTATGAAAACCTCGGTATCGCCAGGGCTCATGCCATTAAGATGAAATTATGGCCAGGAGAAAGTGATGATAAATTTCAGTTTGCCAGTGAGTTGGTCTCTGACCGGGAAGGGATCCGTGATAATCCATTCCGGAGTGCCCGGTTTGATTACGCTGTTTTCAAAGAGACCGTCAAGGAAATAGATAACAAAGCCATCGTCTATTTCCCTTACAACTCAACGCGCCGGATAGACGATCCGGATATCGAAAAATACCTCCGGGATATGGCTGACCGGCTAGCAAAAACGACTGAGAAAGTGGTCATAACGGGACACACCTGTGACCTGGGCCCCGAAGCCAGTAATTACCACTTAGGAATGTGGCGGGCAGAGGTCGTACGAGATTATCTGACTAAATTAGGTGTGGACCCAGGCCGGATCACAGTGGCAAGTAAAGGCGAAAATGATCCGATGGTTCCTAATACCAGCGCAGAAAATCGTAAAAAGAATCGTCGTGCAGAAATTGAATTGATTAAATAA
- a CDS encoding ThiF family adenylyltransferase: MAHSNLDSTERYIRQMNLPDIGLAGQERLAKAKVLIVGAGGLGVPNLQYLAAAGVGHIGLVDGDKVSLSNLHRQVLYREADVHKSKVQVATQHLMDLNHQIQITPYQTYLDRDNILELFGGYDVVIDGTDKIPVRYLINDACYRLGIPFIYGSIYRYDGQVAVFNVLMEDGSRSTNYRDVFPTPPPPNAIPDCNDGGVIGPLPGIVGSIQAFQALQYLLTSRCSLVNTLLTIDAATMDFRHIRVKVLEANPLYQREPEDTPLIDYDAFCKQTSILNQPMKSVNVKQLKLMLDAGEDIQVIDVREPYEYDIVNIGAILMPMSQIGNYVDEILKDKPVIVHCRSGKRSGDIIQWLESEYGYDNLYNLEGGILAWADEIDPSLSKY, encoded by the coding sequence ATGGCTCATTCAAATCTCGATAGTACGGAGCGATACATCCGGCAAATGAATCTGCCGGATATTGGTTTGGCTGGACAAGAACGGTTGGCCAAGGCTAAAGTGCTGATCGTTGGAGCCGGTGGTCTTGGTGTCCCTAATCTGCAGTATCTGGCGGCCGCAGGGGTTGGCCACATTGGGCTGGTTGATGGGGATAAGGTAAGTCTGAGCAATCTGCACCGGCAAGTCCTTTACCGGGAGGCAGATGTCCACAAATCCAAGGTTCAGGTAGCAACCCAACATCTTATGGATTTGAATCATCAGATCCAGATAACTCCCTACCAGACTTACCTTGACCGGGATAATATCCTTGAATTGTTCGGCGGATACGATGTGGTCATTGATGGCACCGACAAGATACCGGTGAGATATCTCATCAACGATGCCTGTTACCGCCTGGGTATTCCGTTTATCTACGGGTCCATCTATCGCTACGATGGCCAGGTAGCCGTATTCAATGTATTGATGGAAGATGGCAGCAGAAGCACCAATTACCGGGATGTTTTCCCTACTCCACCGCCACCGAATGCCATACCGGACTGCAACGATGGCGGGGTTATCGGCCCTCTTCCCGGCATTGTAGGCAGTATTCAGGCATTTCAAGCTTTACAATACCTGCTGACAAGTCGTTGCAGCCTGGTCAACACCCTGCTCACCATTGATGCTGCGACCATGGATTTCCGTCACATCCGCGTTAAAGTACTGGAGGCGAATCCCCTTTACCAACGGGAGCCGGAAGATACACCACTGATCGACTACGATGCCTTTTGCAAACAAACCTCAATACTCAATCAACCTATGAAATCAGTTAATGTAAAGCAGCTGAAGCTGATGCTGGATGCTGGTGAAGACATTCAGGTTATCGATGTCCGCGAACCGTATGAATACGATATCGTGAACATCGGAGCTATCCTGATGCCAATGAGCCAGATCGGCAACTATGTGGATGAAATACTAAAGGACAAACCGGTGATCGTCCATTGCCGCAGTGGTAAACGCAGTGGCGATATCATCCAGTGGCTCGAGTCCGAATACGGGTACGACAACCTGTACAATCTGGAAGGTGGAATCCTGGCCTGGGCGGACGAGATCGATCCGTCACTCTCCAAATACTAA
- a CDS encoding ABC transporter ATP-binding protein: MKNLAALNHYILRYKWKFLLGFLFVALSNYFNVLQPQMVRQALDLVVQNISLYRMQQGFVHQSELYKSIGTGLLIFGLLVILFAILMGFFMYWMRQTIIVMSRLIEYDIRKDIYLHYQTLDQAFFRRNKTGDLMARITEDVSKVRMYLGPGILYAMNLVTLFVLVVGSMVKVNLELTIYTLAPLPFLSVSIYYISNIINRKSEVIQRQLSRLNSIAQEMYSGIRVVKSYVQEKFLVKYFDQECRDYQEKSMQMVTVDALFFPIIIFFIGISSVLSIYIGGIKVNQGLITAGNIAEFVIYINMLTWPVTAIGWIASIVQQAEASQKRLNEFLDTESTIKNPEVGPHRLSGEVQFDQVSFVYPDTGVDALKKVTFRLKPGEKLAILGRTGSGKSTICDLLLRMYDVTEGSIKLDGSDLRELRLEDIRKNIAYVPQDVFLFSDTIADNISFGLDANPPEEVLDRYSEYASVREEIDSLPNRYNSMVGERGVTLSGGQKQRISIARALIKDPKIVVLDDCLSAVDTKTERQILDHLQSGLSRKTVIMVTHRVTGITNFDHILVLDKGRVVEYGNHDTLYSRQGYYFKMVEQQRLEEEQIKLQ, encoded by the coding sequence GTGAAGAACCTGGCTGCACTAAATCATTATATTTTACGATACAAATGGAAATTTCTACTGGGATTTCTGTTTGTCGCCCTGTCCAATTATTTCAATGTCCTTCAACCGCAGATGGTGCGCCAGGCTCTGGACCTGGTGGTTCAAAATATCAGTCTTTACCGGATGCAACAGGGCTTTGTACATCAATCGGAATTGTACAAATCCATTGGAACCGGGTTATTGATTTTTGGCCTGTTGGTTATTCTGTTTGCCATCCTGATGGGATTCTTCATGTATTGGATGCGGCAGACCATTATTGTCATGTCCCGGTTGATCGAATACGACATCCGCAAGGACATCTATCTGCATTACCAGACCCTGGACCAGGCCTTTTTCCGCAGGAATAAGACCGGTGATCTGATGGCCAGGATCACGGAAGATGTGTCAAAAGTACGGATGTATCTGGGCCCAGGGATACTATATGCCATGAACCTGGTGACGCTTTTTGTGCTGGTTGTCGGCAGCATGGTTAAAGTCAACCTCGAGCTGACAATCTACACCCTGGCTCCGCTCCCCTTCTTGTCTGTTTCGATTTATTACATCAGCAACATCATCAACCGGAAGTCCGAAGTCATCCAGCGGCAACTATCAAGATTGAATAGTATAGCCCAGGAGATGTATTCCGGAATACGGGTGGTCAAATCCTATGTCCAGGAGAAATTTCTGGTTAAATACTTTGATCAGGAATGCCGGGACTATCAGGAGAAGAGTATGCAAATGGTCACCGTTGATGCGTTGTTTTTCCCAATCATCATTTTTTTCATTGGCATTTCATCTGTCCTGTCCATCTACATTGGAGGAATCAAAGTCAATCAAGGCCTGATCACGGCAGGTAATATCGCAGAATTTGTCATTTACATCAATATGCTCACCTGGCCGGTTACCGCCATCGGTTGGATCGCATCCATCGTACAACAAGCCGAGGCTTCACAAAAACGGCTCAATGAATTTCTCGATACCGAATCAACCATTAAAAACCCTGAAGTTGGCCCGCACCGGTTAAGTGGTGAAGTCCAGTTTGACCAGGTATCATTTGTCTATCCGGACACCGGTGTAGATGCCCTGAAAAAAGTGACTTTCCGGCTTAAGCCCGGCGAAAAGCTGGCCATTTTAGGAAGGACCGGATCAGGCAAGAGTACCATCTGTGATTTGCTACTGAGAATGTATGACGTAACGGAAGGAAGTATTAAGCTGGATGGAAGCGACCTGCGCGAACTGCGGCTGGAAGATATCCGGAAGAATATTGCCTACGTACCTCAGGATGTATTCCTTTTTTCGGACACCATTGCCGATAATATCAGTTTTGGTCTCGATGCCAATCCTCCGGAGGAAGTCCTGGATCGTTATTCCGAATACGCCTCGGTCCGTGAAGAGATTGATTCACTCCCCAATCGCTACAATTCCATGGTTGGTGAACGGGGTGTTACTTTATCAGGCGGTCAAAAACAACGCATTTCCATCGCCCGGGCCCTCATCAAGGACCCCAAGATCGTGGTTCTGGATGACTGCCTGTCTGCCGTAGATACCAAAACAGAAAGACAGATACTCGACCACCTGCAATCCGGGCTCTCCCGGAAGACTGTCATCATGGTAACCCACCGGGTTACCGGTATTACCAACTTCGATCACATCCTCGTGCTGGACAAAGGCCGGGTCGTGGAATATGGAAACCATGATACGCTGTATTCCCGTCAGGGTTATTATTTCAAAATGGTGGAACAACAAAGACTGGAAGAAGAACAAATTAAATTGCAGTGA
- a CDS encoding helix-hairpin-helix domain-containing protein, whose protein sequence is MDRIKPIKPTFTRHQRDRTAGLILTAVALAAMAWYHFNHQIRPLREKEMLALVETAKAYYDSLDAAAGFDGQQFPKTIILRPENSKPEHGKEYIENKDENNRDPDALAGSHSDTSLTSSTDKITHSSGIKSVAHPPSTFTGASVNKITPRKILPVDINRSEALDWESLPGIGPYYASKIIEFRERLGGFYSKDQVQETWQLPDSTFRKILPYLQESPIMRFIDLNDVDIPTLANHPYLTWKDAKLIVRYRQQHGRYLFIEDLLNIHAFDSSYLNRVMPYFQVKQTAPPITSGVGS, encoded by the coding sequence ATGGATCGAATAAAACCTATCAAACCAACATTCACCCGGCATCAGCGGGACCGGACGGCAGGATTGATTCTGACGGCTGTGGCTCTTGCAGCTATGGCGTGGTATCATTTCAATCACCAAATCCGTCCGTTACGAGAAAAGGAAATGCTTGCCCTGGTTGAAACTGCAAAAGCATACTACGATTCACTGGATGCGGCCGCCGGGTTCGATGGCCAGCAATTCCCAAAAACCATCATCCTAAGACCAGAGAACAGCAAACCGGAACATGGAAAAGAGTACATTGAAAACAAGGATGAAAACAACCGGGATCCGGATGCCCTGGCAGGTAGTCATAGCGATACTTCTTTAACCTCATCGACCGATAAAATAACACACAGTTCCGGGATCAAATCCGTGGCTCATCCGCCTTCCACATTTACAGGTGCATCAGTAAATAAAATTACACCGCGAAAAATCCTTCCGGTTGACATCAATCGATCGGAAGCGTTGGACTGGGAAAGCCTTCCCGGGATAGGCCCGTATTATGCCAGTAAGATCATTGAATTCCGGGAGAGACTGGGTGGGTTTTACAGTAAGGACCAGGTGCAGGAGACCTGGCAGTTGCCGGATTCCACATTCCGCAAGATCCTGCCTTATCTGCAGGAATCACCCATCATGCGATTCATCGATCTGAACGACGTGGATATACCTACCCTGGCCAACCATCCTTACCTTACCTGGAAAGATGCCAAATTAATAGTCCGGTACAGGCAGCAACATGGAAGGTATTTGTTCATCGAAGACCTGCTCAATATCCATGCCTTCGATAGTTCTTATCTGAACCGGGTGATGCCCTATTTTCAGGTAAAACAAACCGCTCCCCCGATCACCTCTGGTGTAGGAAGCTGA
- a CDS encoding DUF3276 family protein has protein sequence MDNERSGRRFESVYSTKVRAGRRRTYFFDVRKTKGEDFYITLTESTKKFNDGGYERHKIFLYKEDFNRFLAALEDTIQHVKTSLMPDYDYDEFDHQYEEDSENNMDDTNENSTAEEDMNW, from the coding sequence GTGGATAACGAAAGGTCAGGACGAAGATTTGAAAGCGTATACTCGACAAAAGTAAGAGCTGGAAGAAGAAGAACTTATTTTTTTGATGTACGGAAAACCAAAGGTGAGGATTTCTACATTACGCTTACCGAGAGTACTAAAAAATTCAACGATGGAGGCTACGAGCGGCATAAAATTTTCCTGTACAAAGAAGATTTTAACCGTTTTTTGGCGGCACTTGAGGATACTATACAGCATGTAAAGACCTCCTTGATGCCAGATTACGATTACGATGAATTCGATCATCAGTACGAAGAAGACTCCGAAAACAACATGGATGATACCAATGAAAATTCGACGGCTGAAGAAGATATGAATTGGTAG
- a CDS encoding nitroreductase produces MHPVSEIIRKRRAVFEGAFTGGEIPQAILNEILENANWAPTHKLTEPWRFILYSGEARQELSEIVGGAFKKFTPEDAFSEIKWRKIAQKPLQASATIVLLMQRDPKASLPEWEEEAAVACAIQNMWLTCAAYHIGAYWSSPGFLVNHGRELFDLPEGQSLLGLLYMGTVADDYWPTGERGDWQDKVVFRR; encoded by the coding sequence ATGCATCCCGTATCTGAGATCATTCGAAAAAGAAGAGCTGTTTTCGAAGGAGCATTTACCGGTGGAGAGATCCCACAGGCAATCCTGAATGAAATATTGGAAAATGCCAATTGGGCGCCTACCCATAAACTGACTGAGCCGTGGCGCTTCATCCTATACAGTGGAGAGGCGCGTCAGGAGCTTTCTGAAATTGTAGGCGGAGCATTCAAGAAATTTACCCCAGAAGATGCATTCTCCGAAATCAAATGGCGTAAAATTGCCCAAAAGCCATTACAGGCATCTGCAACCATCGTCCTGCTGATGCAACGCGATCCTAAGGCTTCCTTACCCGAGTGGGAGGAAGAGGCTGCCGTAGCTTGCGCGATACAGAACATGTGGTTGACTTGTGCCGCCTATCACATCGGCGCGTATTGGTCTTCACCTGGTTTTTTAGTCAATCATGGCAGGGAGTTATTTGATCTGCCTGAAGGCCAGTCCTTATTGGGTTTGTTGTATATGGGAACCGTCGCCGATGATTACTGGCCTACCGGAGAACGCGGTGATTGGCAGGATAAAGTAGTATTCCGGAGGTAG
- a CDS encoding homocysteine S-methyltransferase family protein has product MSLVRLLDGAVGTLLEQRGYPGHPVLWTAEAAMTHPDMLRDIHLAYLDAGADIITAHTFRTTAYAYHKAGRSDQEAHQALDTAVSIAKQCIVQSERKVILAGSLAPVEDCYRPDLVPDDNALLKSHQLQIQWLKASGADLILAETINTLQEAEVILSCCIKANIPAWISLLPGPDSSFNEEEMLHEAIVKLWNLGASMVLLNCRPHTEMNDWLKVFSDAGKPWGIYANGPGAPDPACGWDNHDQEGIEGFVRSAMYWISQGASVVGGCCGSTPEMIRAIRQNLHINNTQEEF; this is encoded by the coding sequence ATGAGCCTAGTGCGACTATTGGATGGGGCGGTAGGAACCTTGCTTGAACAACGCGGCTATCCCGGTCATCCGGTCTTATGGACTGCCGAGGCGGCCATGACACATCCGGACATGCTCAGGGACATTCATCTCGCTTATTTGGATGCGGGAGCTGATATCATCACTGCGCATACCTTTCGTACCACAGCCTATGCCTACCATAAGGCGGGACGAAGCGATCAGGAAGCCCACCAGGCTTTGGACACAGCAGTGTCTATCGCTAAACAATGCATTGTTCAGAGTGAAAGAAAGGTAATCCTGGCGGGATCGCTGGCGCCGGTTGAGGACTGCTATCGTCCGGATCTGGTACCGGATGATAACGCTTTGCTGAAGTCACATCAGCTTCAGATCCAATGGTTGAAGGCGAGCGGGGCAGACCTGATACTTGCGGAAACCATCAATACCTTACAGGAAGCTGAAGTGATCTTATCGTGCTGTATAAAGGCAAATATTCCGGCGTGGATAAGCCTGTTGCCCGGACCGGATTCATCATTTAATGAGGAGGAAATGCTCCATGAAGCCATAGTTAAGCTGTGGAATCTGGGGGCTTCCATGGTCCTTTTGAATTGCCGGCCTCATACAGAAATGAATGACTGGTTGAAAGTGTTCAGCGATGCCGGTAAACCCTGGGGGATCTATGCCAATGGTCCGGGAGCGCCTGATCCTGCCTGCGGGTGGGACAATCATGATCAGGAAGGAATTGAAGGTTTTGTGCGATCCGCCATGTATTGGATTAGTCAGGGAGCTTCCGTTGTGGGTGGTTGTTGCGGTTCTACACCGGAAATGATCCGGGCGATCCGTCAAAACCTGCACATCAATAATACTCAAGAGGAATTTTGA
- a CDS encoding ComEC/Rec2 family competence protein: MPAKPRYPILLFTLPFLLGALLTKLLPSSVTVPQSYFLCSLGVLAVLSILAREQPVFDRLFWGALAITALSSGYWLLEDAARMPGLDRFDPPSAVRITGKVVQRNETSNGQFLVIRSQSVLMEGMEPVRCNDLLQIYVPGNKVLPLSSLITCQGSLQRQSPSASFEPVNWFAIREMQGINHIMWIRDTSQITLLHTSKLHAWAMQFNQLLAERIHLGVSAPSNQILEAMILGNKSVLDPSVKQVFRESGTAHVLAISGLHAGILYVFLLWIFRLAGLSLGYRGMVPVALAITGLWVYAFLTGLQPPILRTAFLLSLLQIGRMFFREISTLTLLTVIAVGFLLFDPLLLWNTGFELSFLAVGGILLFYPRLMRLVKGRSAVIRYLWGLTSVSIAAQALILPILLFQFHYFPSYFVLTSLFAVPLTGLILTGSFGTLLLGALIPWINVWGWKGVDLLTGWLYKSLNFFQQLPASYLGPFHIPGIALIPLTAVLLLFLYSILYQPRYPATTTGFLLMAAITAYLSFEAQPKVMAEYLDGRVIVHFSDSPYCYDWVLRRTSSENAKSAEEGSEAEFHQAYNKVRVLLPDQFQNHEIWKYRDLVLFNGHTYATENLVHTMAATTLSQAIFFSSVREQACSHKRDQLDVFCPERLHKEGYQWIE, from the coding sequence ATGCCAGCAAAACCCAGATATCCGATCCTTCTCTTTACGCTTCCTTTTTTACTAGGAGCCCTGCTGACGAAACTGTTGCCTTCTTCAGTCACCGTACCCCAATCCTATTTTTTGTGCAGCTTGGGAGTCCTGGCTGTTCTCTCCATTCTGGCCAGGGAACAGCCTGTTTTTGACCGGCTGTTTTGGGGGGCCCTGGCTATTACAGCCCTGAGTAGTGGCTACTGGTTATTGGAGGATGCGGCCAGAATGCCTGGCCTGGACCGGTTTGACCCACCAAGTGCTGTACGGATAACCGGAAAAGTTGTCCAGCGAAATGAAACGTCGAACGGACAGTTTCTTGTCATCAGAAGCCAATCAGTGCTAATGGAAGGAATGGAGCCTGTACGCTGCAACGATCTATTACAAATTTATGTGCCCGGCAATAAGGTTCTTCCCCTGTCGAGCTTGATCACCTGTCAGGGCAGCCTACAAAGGCAATCTCCCAGCGCCTCCTTTGAACCGGTGAATTGGTTCGCGATACGTGAAATGCAGGGGATCAATCACATCATGTGGATCCGGGATACCTCCCAGATTACCTTGCTTCATACTTCAAAGTTGCATGCATGGGCAATGCAATTCAATCAACTGCTGGCAGAGAGGATTCATCTGGGGGTAAGTGCTCCAAGCAATCAGATTCTTGAAGCAATGATTTTGGGAAATAAATCAGTCCTGGATCCTTCGGTGAAACAGGTATTCAGGGAATCCGGAACTGCACATGTCCTGGCTATTTCCGGCCTTCACGCTGGAATCCTTTACGTTTTTTTGTTGTGGATTTTTCGTCTTGCCGGATTGTCGTTAGGCTACCGCGGCATGGTTCCGGTTGCCTTAGCCATCACAGGACTCTGGGTGTACGCTTTCCTCACCGGGCTTCAGCCACCAATCCTACGAACAGCCTTTTTATTATCCCTTTTGCAAATAGGCAGGATGTTTTTCCGGGAAATCTCAACCCTGACGTTACTCACAGTCATTGCAGTCGGATTCCTCCTTTTTGATCCTCTGTTGTTATGGAATACCGGATTTGAGCTATCCTTTCTTGCTGTGGGCGGGATCTTGTTGTTTTATCCACGACTCATGCGCCTTGTAAAAGGCCGGTCTGCCGTTATTCGTTATCTCTGGGGTTTAACGAGTGTTTCCATTGCCGCACAGGCCCTGATTCTGCCAATTCTTTTATTCCAATTTCACTACTTTCCTTCTTACTTCGTTCTGACCTCCCTATTTGCTGTGCCTTTGACCGGTCTAATCCTGACCGGAAGTTTTGGGACGCTCCTGCTGGGTGCCTTGATTCCCTGGATCAATGTCTGGGGATGGAAAGGAGTCGACCTGCTGACTGGGTGGCTTTACAAGAGTCTGAATTTTTTCCAGCAACTGCCAGCTTCCTACTTAGGCCCGTTTCATATACCAGGTATTGCGCTAATCCCACTTACTGCTGTATTGTTGTTATTCCTCTATTCCATATTGTACCAGCCACGTTATCCTGCTACCACAACCGGATTCCTGCTAATGGCTGCGATCACCGCTTACCTCAGCTTTGAGGCACAACCAAAAGTTATGGCTGAATACCTTGATGGAAGAGTTATCGTCCATTTTTCGGACTCCCCCTATTGCTACGACTGGGTTCTGCGAAGAACTTCATCAGAAAATGCAAAATCCGCTGAGGAGGGAAGTGAAGCGGAATTCCATCAGGCATATAATAAGGTCCGGGTCCTGCTTCCGGATCAGTTTCAAAACCATGAAATATGGAAATACCGGGACCTGGTTTTGTTCAACGGTCACACCTATGCAACGGAAAATCTGGTTCATACCATGGCTGCTACCACTCTTTCGCAGGCCATCTTCTTTTCATCTGTCAGGGAACAGGCCTGCAGCCATAAAAGAGATCAACTTGATGTTTTCTGTCCTGAAAGGCTCCATAAAGAAGGTTATCAATGGATCGAATAA
- a CDS encoding alpha-L-fucosidase, which produces MICKKIAAAALLLLCIVRPGFGQPDSLNEASRMQWFHDAKLGIFIHWGIYAVKGIDESWSFFNEYLSHDDYLKQTEGFTASQYDPGEWAHLIKTSGARYAVITTRHHDGFSLWNTKGSELNALNSAAKRDVLTPFVHAVREQGLRLGLYYSLPDWSFTDYPNETKSIKRYDATKDPQRWQHFLSYYEGQLNELEKAYHPDLWWFDGDWEFSAEQWEAAKVRNHLLAADPEVIINSRLAGHGDYATPEQGLPVKKPDDAYWELCMTMNDSWGYQPNDSNYKTSRQIIQIFANVIGNGGNLLLDIGPKADGTIPAEQSQILLDLGRWTQKNKEAIYGTRAGLPPGYFYGPSTLSPDGETLYLFLPYDPKGQIELRGVKNQINRIRVVGDGTKLDHQVLMKPYWSSHAGLVYIDVPDYVLDHDMTVIAVQLKGKLELE; this is translated from the coding sequence ATGATCTGTAAAAAAATAGCCGCTGCAGCCTTGCTGTTATTATGCATTGTCCGGCCCGGATTCGGACAGCCGGATTCCTTAAACGAAGCCAGCCGCATGCAATGGTTTCATGATGCCAAACTGGGAATCTTTATTCACTGGGGCATCTATGCCGTAAAGGGGATCGATGAGTCCTGGTCCTTCTTCAATGAATACCTGAGCCATGATGACTATCTGAAACAAACCGAAGGTTTTACGGCCTCGCAATACGATCCCGGTGAATGGGCACACCTGATCAAAACCAGTGGGGCCAGATATGCGGTGATAACCACCCGTCATCATGATGGATTTTCCTTATGGAATACCAAAGGCAGCGAACTGAATGCATTAAATAGTGCTGCAAAGCGGGATGTACTGACGCCCTTTGTTCATGCAGTACGTGAGCAGGGATTGCGTCTTGGATTGTATTACTCGCTGCCGGATTGGTCCTTCACTGATTATCCGAATGAGACGAAGAGCATCAAGCGTTACGATGCCACGAAAGACCCACAACGGTGGCAGCATTTCCTGTCCTATTATGAAGGCCAGCTAAATGAGTTGGAAAAGGCTTATCACCCGGATCTGTGGTGGTTTGACGGGGACTGGGAATTTTCTGCTGAACAATGGGAGGCAGCGAAAGTCCGTAACCACTTGTTAGCCGCAGACCCGGAAGTCATTATCAATTCACGGTTAGCAGGTCATGGCGATTACGCTACCCCAGAGCAAGGGCTGCCCGTGAAAAAACCAGATGATGCTTACTGGGAGTTGTGTATGACCATGAATGATTCCTGGGGTTACCAACCTAACGACTCCAATTATAAGACCTCCCGGCAGATCATCCAGATCTTTGCCAATGTGATCGGGAATGGGGGCAATTTGTTATTGGATATTGGTCCCAAGGCCGATGGGACAATCCCGGCCGAACAGTCCCAAATCCTCCTGGACCTGGGCCGGTGGACCCAAAAGAACAAAGAGGCCATCTACGGGACCCGGGCAGGGCTCCCACCGGGCTATTTTTATGGGCCTTCGACACTATCACCAGACGGTGAGACATTGTACCTGTTTTTGCCTTATGACCCAAAAGGACAGATCGAGTTGCGTGGTGTTAAAAACCAAATCAACCGTATTCGTGTTGTAGGAGATGGTACGAAGCTGGATCATCAGGTTTTGATGAAGCCATACTGGAGCTCACATGCCGGTTTGGTTTACATTGATGTACCGGATTATGTTCTGGACCACGATATGACGGTGATCGCAGTGCAGCTTAAAGGAAAACTTGAATTGGAATGA
- a CDS encoding peroxiredoxin, with amino-acid sequence MSVKLGEAAPNFKAKTTQGDLDFYDYLGESWGVLFSHPADFTPVCTTELGTVARLKPEFDKRNVKVIALSVDPLDSHMQWLGDIEETQHTTMNYPVIADESQEIAQKYDMIHPGAKEKATVRSVFVIGPDKKVKLTLTYPPSTGRNFQEILRVIDSLQLTAYHSVATPADWVDGEEVVILPSVKDEDIPAKFPKGYTKIKPYLRMTPQPNKD; translated from the coding sequence ATGTCAGTAAAGCTTGGAGAAGCAGCTCCTAATTTTAAAGCTAAGACGACCCAGGGCGACCTGGATTTCTACGATTATCTGGGTGAATCCTGGGGTGTTTTATTTTCGCATCCTGCGGATTTCACTCCGGTCTGTACGACTGAATTAGGCACCGTTGCCCGGCTGAAGCCGGAATTTGACAAACGGAATGTCAAAGTGATCGCATTAAGTGTCGATCCACTGGATTCGCACATGCAATGGCTCGGAGACATCGAGGAGACACAGCACACCACGATGAATTATCCCGTGATAGCCGATGAAAGCCAGGAGATAGCCCAGAAGTACGACATGATCCATCCGGGGGCCAAAGAAAAGGCCACAGTGCGTTCGGTCTTTGTGATTGGCCCGGATAAGAAAGTTAAATTGACGTTGACCTATCCGCCATCAACCGGACGTAATTTCCAGGAGATCCTGCGGGTCATCGATTCCTTGCAATTGACCGCCTACCATAGCGTAGCAACTCCTGCTGATTGGGTGGATGGTGAAGAGGTGGTGATCCTGCCTTCTGTGAAGGACGAGGACATCCCGGCAAAATTCCCTAAGGGGTATACGAAAATTAAACCTTACCTGCGGATGACTCCGCAACCGAACAAAGACTAA
- a CDS encoding phosphoribosylpyrophosphate synthetase encodes MHHYDTLVAALEDVRKRGFSVDFKLHYEELFCHGNQSIYDPSHFEIVEVHRFEGMSSTDDNSILYLIETDDGMKGTLVDAYGVYGDALSPEMIDKMRVNYL; translated from the coding sequence ATGCATCATTATGATACCTTAGTAGCGGCCCTGGAGGATGTGCGCAAGCGGGGCTTTTCAGTTGACTTTAAGTTGCACTATGAGGAATTGTTCTGTCATGGTAACCAAAGCATCTATGACCCTTCCCACTTTGAAATTGTAGAAGTGCATCGTTTCGAAGGTATGAGCAGTACCGACGATAACTCCATATTATATCTTATCGAAACCGATGACGGGATGAAAGGCACACTGGTTGATGCCTATGGTGTATATGGTGATGCGCTTTCTCCTGAAATGATAGATAAGATGCGGGTAAACTATTTATGA